A section of the Malania oleifera isolate guangnan ecotype guangnan chromosome 2, ASM2987363v1, whole genome shotgun sequence genome encodes:
- the LOC131147923 gene encoding extensin-2-like yields the protein MAKYGPHLVFALAICFMARYVAADDYKPSSPPPPPDESYAPAPYYYKSPPPPPYYYKSPPPPSPSPPPPYYYKSPPPPSPSPPPPYYYKSPPPPSPSPPPPYDYKSPPPPSPSPPPPYYYKSPPPPSPSPPPPYYYKSPPPPSPSPPPPYYYKSPPPPSPSPPPPYYYKSPPPPSPSPPPPYYYKSPPPPSPSPTPPYYYKSPPPPSPSPPPPYI from the coding sequence ATGGCCAAGTATGGGCCTCACCTGGTTTTTGCCTTGGCAATATGCTTTATGGCCAGATATGTAGCTGCTGACGACTATAAACCTTCATCTCCACCACCACCTCCTGACGAGTCTTACGCGCCAGCACCATACTACTACAAGTCTCCTCCACCTCCTCCTTACTACTATAAGTCCCCTCCGCCACCATCCCCATCTCCACCACCTCCATACTATTACAAGTCTCCACCACCCCCATCACCTTCACCTCCTCCCCCATATTACTATAAATCACCGCCCCCACCATCTCCATCACCCCCACCCCCTTACGACTACAAGTCCCCACCACCACCATCTCCATCACCTCCTCCCCCATATTACTATAAATCACCGCCTCCACCATCTCCATCACCCCCACCCCCTTACTACTACAAGTCCCCACCGCCACCATCTCCGTCACCACCTCCTCCATACTACTACAAATCCCCACCACCACCCTCTCCCTCACCACCACCACCATATTATTATAAATCACCACCCCCACCTTCACCATCACCTCCTCCGCCGTACTACTACAAATCACCACCACCACCTTCTCCATCGCCAACTCCTCCATACTATTACAAGTCTCCACCCCCACCATCACCATCTCCTCCACCTCCCTACATCTAA